One window of the Triticum dicoccoides isolate Atlit2015 ecotype Zavitan chromosome 3B, WEW_v2.0, whole genome shotgun sequence genome contains the following:
- the LOC119281498 gene encoding uncharacterized protein LOC119281498 isoform X1 — MPRSAAPRPSSSRRIHRSYTPATAPTTSESSPTPYLPTSEGAVLTRIRVLLPKQPFLLPLQVQGDEAPSPQPRPKRPVQVQEIKAMWKREEVHGEDALLHLQPTLPATTGTGCHGRSSFFCSVLLVLVFKQPCVYKKRFSLQQSHDISVYYTV; from the exons ATGCCGAGATCCGCTGCGCCAAGGCCAAGCTCCTCGAGGAGGATCCATCGAAGCTACACGCCGGCCACGGCCCCCACCACCAGTGAATCTTCTCCGACCCCGTACCTCCCCACCAGCGAAGGCGCCGTCCTCACGCGGATTCGCGTTCTCCTCCCAAAGCAGCCATTCCTGCTGCC CCTCCAAGTCCAGGGTGATGAAGCTCCTTCTCCTCAACCACGCCCAAAACGCCCCGTCCAGGTCCAG GAAATCAAGGCGATGTGGAAGAGAGAAGAGGTCCATGGAGAAGATGCTCTGCTCCACCTCCAACCCACCCTGCCTGCTACTACAGGAACAGGATGCCATGGAAGGTCTTCTTTTTTCTGTTCGGTCCTGCTTGTGCTTGTATTCAAGCAGCCATGTGTGTATAAAAAAAGGTTCAGTCTACAGCAGTCACATGATATCTCTGTCTACTACACGGTTTGA
- the LOC119281498 gene encoding uncharacterized protein LOC119281498 isoform X2, with product MPRSAAPRPSSSRRIHRSYTPATAPTTSESSPTPYLPTSEGAVLTRIRVLLPKQPFLLPLQVQGDEAPSPQPRPKRPVQVQEIKAMWKREEVHGEDALLHLQPTLPATTGTGCHGRTV from the exons ATGCCGAGATCCGCTGCGCCAAGGCCAAGCTCCTCGAGGAGGATCCATCGAAGCTACACGCCGGCCACGGCCCCCACCACCAGTGAATCTTCTCCGACCCCGTACCTCCCCACCAGCGAAGGCGCCGTCCTCACGCGGATTCGCGTTCTCCTCCCAAAGCAGCCATTCCTGCTGCC CCTCCAAGTCCAGGGTGATGAAGCTCCTTCTCCTCAACCACGCCCAAAACGCCCCGTCCAGGTCCAG GAAATCAAGGCGATGTGGAAGAGAGAAGAGGTCCATGGAGAAGATGCTCTGCTCCACCTCCAACCCACCCTGCCTGCTACTACAGGAACAGGATGCCATGGAAG GACAGTTTGA